The Achromobacter pestifer genome includes a region encoding these proteins:
- a CDS encoding flagellar protein FliT: MTSTTQYTSPILENYQEIALITGEMLAAAQAGDWDGAMVHGQQYCELVERLRQTEHSAPLDEAGRAMKYDLLVRILDNDALTRDLALPQLARLGDLLGRMKRQQTLLSAYGYQQAPEE; this comes from the coding sequence ATGACGTCCACGACCCAGTACACCTCCCCTATCCTGGAAAACTACCAGGAGATCGCTCTCATCACGGGAGAAATGCTAGCGGCAGCGCAAGCCGGCGACTGGGATGGCGCGATGGTCCATGGACAGCAATATTGCGAGCTGGTGGAACGCCTGCGCCAGACCGAACACTCCGCACCGCTGGACGAAGCCGGCCGCGCCATGAAGTACGACCTGCTCGTGCGCATCCTCGACAATGACGCACTCACTCGCGACCTGGCGCTTCCGCAACTGGCCCGTCTGGGCGATTTGCTGGGACGCATGAAACGCCAGCAGACCCTGCTGTCCGCCTACGGTTACCAGCAGGCGCCTGAAGAATGA